Proteins co-encoded in one Spiroplasma gladiatoris genomic window:
- the thrS gene encoding threonine--tRNA ligase, translated as MKITLLDGHIKEYKEPKSVVEIAGDIAMSLKKKCLGALVNEEVVLTNHTIIDSDCKMEIITEKHDLYKSITNYTAKIILMFALKTIYPNAEIVPQIDDLDLDEFSLFFNLPQGLKFEELKSVEELANKIISEKTEFDFESNKNKKFLDELKNLFDKKEYQDFLIKENEKRYKSFEIASYKGQDFFVRNAILKNTGELYKIELTQLTGSYFLGDASNPMIYRLHGITAPNKEAFEELKIQLEEQKSNDHKFIAKNLEIFHLDPIIGQGLPIWLPNGTILKQEIKKYLMQKEFEYDFIQIETPVIGTSDLYKRSGHWDHYREDMFAPMQLPKEEMVLKPMSCPHHISVYNYKQRSYRDLPLRFAEHALQHRYESSGSLTGLERVRAMELTDSHIFARPDQVKEEFVRCFNLIQEVLETFDIKIDYLSLSLRDPEDKHKYFNDDKMWNEAEAQLEEVLKELKLDYKKMIGEAAFYGPKLDIQAKTALGHEITVSTIQLDFLLPSKFELEYVGPNGDFLRPIMIHRGLVGTYERFISVLLEQTKGVLPLWCTPKQVMIIPVQQNGDNTYVEKIRQELKKENIRAEIDKRDERLSYKVRDAQIKKIPYQLVIGANEEKNNDITYRMYGSEESTTIKLEEFIKMLKEIIDKKIYA; from the coding sequence ATGAAAATAACTTTATTAGACGGACATATAAAAGAATATAAAGAACCAAAGTCTGTTGTTGAAATTGCAGGTGATATTGCAATGAGCTTGAAGAAAAAATGTTTAGGAGCTTTAGTTAATGAAGAAGTTGTGTTAACTAATCACACAATTATTGATAGTGATTGTAAAATGGAAATCATTACAGAAAAGCACGACTTATATAAATCTATAACAAACTATACTGCAAAAATAATACTAATGTTTGCTTTAAAAACTATTTATCCTAATGCAGAAATAGTTCCTCAAATTGATGATTTAGATTTAGATGAATTTTCTTTATTTTTTAATCTACCTCAAGGATTAAAATTTGAAGAATTAAAAAGTGTTGAAGAACTAGCTAATAAAATAATTTCAGAAAAAACAGAGTTTGATTTTGAAAGTAACAAAAATAAAAAATTTTTAGACGAGTTAAAAAATTTATTTGATAAAAAAGAATATCAAGACTTCTTAATAAAAGAAAATGAAAAAAGATATAAAAGTTTTGAAATAGCTTCATACAAAGGGCAAGATTTTTTTGTTAGAAATGCTATATTAAAAAACACTGGTGAATTATATAAAATAGAATTAACTCAATTAACAGGATCTTATTTTTTAGGTGATGCTTCAAATCCGATGATTTATCGACTACATGGAATAACTGCTCCTAATAAAGAAGCTTTTGAAGAATTAAAAATTCAACTTGAAGAACAAAAAAGTAATGATCATAAATTTATTGCAAAAAACTTAGAAATTTTTCATTTAGATCCAATAATCGGACAGGGTCTACCAATTTGACTTCCTAATGGAACAATTTTAAAACAAGAAATAAAAAAATATCTTATGCAAAAAGAATTTGAATATGACTTTATTCAAATTGAAACTCCAGTTATTGGTACAAGTGATTTGTATAAAAGAAGTGGTCACTGAGACCATTATCGTGAAGATATGTTTGCTCCAATGCAATTGCCAAAAGAAGAAATGGTTTTAAAACCAATGAGTTGTCCTCACCATATTAGCGTTTATAACTATAAACAAAGAAGTTATAGAGACTTACCATTGAGATTTGCAGAACATGCATTACAACATAGATACGAATCTTCAGGAAGTTTAACTGGTTTAGAAAGAGTTAGAGCTATGGAGTTAACTGACTCTCATATTTTTGCAAGACCAGATCAAGTTAAAGAAGAATTTGTAAGATGTTTTAATTTGATTCAAGAAGTTTTAGAAACTTTTGATATTAAAATTGACTATTTATCATTATCTTTGAGAGATCCAGAAGATAAACATAAATATTTTAATGATGATAAAATGTGAAATGAAGCTGAAGCTCAATTAGAAGAAGTTTTAAAAGAATTAAAATTAGACTATAAAAAAATGATTGGAGAAGCTGCTTTTTATGGCCCTAAACTTGATATTCAAGCAAAAACAGCATTAGGACATGAAATAACAGTTTCAACAATTCAATTAGACTTCTTGTTACCTTCAAAATTTGAACTAGAATATGTTGGACCTAATGGAGACTTTTTAAGACCAATTATGATTCATAGAGGATTGGTTGGAACTTATGAAAGATTTATTTCTGTTTTATTAGAACAAACTAAAGGAGTTTTACCGCTTTGATGTACTCCAAAACAAGTTATGATAATACCAGTTCAACAGAATGGTGACAACACATATGTTGAAAAAATTAGACAAGAATTAAAAAAAGAAAATATTAGAGCTGAAATTGACAAAAGAGATGAAAGACTTAGTTATAAAGTAAGAGATGCTCAAATTAAAAAAATACCATATCAACTTGTTATTGGTGCTAATGAAGAAAAAAATAATGATATTACTTATAGAATGTATGGAAGTGAAGAATCAACAACAATTAAATTAGAAGAATTTATAAAAATGTTAAAAGAAATAATTGATAAAAAAATATATGCATAA
- a CDS encoding ABC transporter ATP-binding protein — protein MSKKKKEKYVTDKQFSFKKMFAALRMVGGGIKRHPILFFLCSLTTVIDSIAWSFSAVVVKGLTTILLDSSNNTKTSSLYGIVDLTWQQWIYLGIGMFLLFVLMEFLTNITSGMFSKKLEIDVRKAALKHLVEIDISYYSKNQIGLIMTRVIGDSQSLGDSFNQFYLTFIWMLGSIFSTVAIMFSINTTLATIAVSLLILMLIVITIMFIFFRRANIISFDVRQKIDADIIDRLINVRLIKATGSENFETKRNFELHKKYDVRKSYAIKWQAFLNVFNGVMISLLPIIMLIINIFLYQDKMPRSEFSSLTVTFISASTNFLINLSVLTQILGGIMWMSNCAMRLNYIFNEKTIINFEKQPIKINSIETIEFKDVSFNYPESPTVNVLPKINISFEKGKSYAFVGETGVGKSTIAKMLLRFYDVTTGELLINGINIKKLDLSNYLSYVGYVEQEPQILYGTVMDNLKYSLGWEASDSQAIEASKKAKLHDFIESLPDKYDTILGERGFMFSGGQKQRLIIARLFLKNPQLLILDEATSALDNIVEKEIQSELDLLMKDRTTIVIAHRLSTIKNVDSVIVLERNIGISQIGSFDELKKVPGRFQKLYNYGLLK, from the coding sequence ATGAGCAAAAAAAAGAAAGAAAAATACGTAACTGATAAGCAATTTAGTTTTAAAAAAATGTTCGCTGCATTAAGAATGGTTGGTGGTGGAATAAAAAGACATCCTATTCTATTTTTTTTGTGTTCATTAACCACTGTAATTGATTCAATTGCTTGATCTTTTTCAGCAGTGGTTGTTAAAGGATTAACTACAATATTACTTGATTCATCTAATAATACAAAGACTTCTTCATTATATGGAATTGTAGATTTAACTTGACAACAATGAATTTATTTAGGAATTGGAATGTTTTTATTATTTGTATTAATGGAATTTTTAACAAATATTACATCAGGAATGTTTTCTAAAAAACTAGAAATTGATGTTAGAAAAGCAGCACTTAAACATTTAGTAGAAATTGATATTAGTTATTATTCAAAAAACCAAATCGGATTAATAATGACAAGAGTAATTGGAGATAGTCAAAGTTTAGGTGATTCGTTTAATCAATTTTATTTAACATTTATTTGAATGTTAGGAAGTATTTTTTCAACTGTTGCAATTATGTTTAGTATTAACACAACCCTTGCCACAATTGCAGTATCACTTTTAATTTTAATGTTAATTGTAATAACTATTATGTTTATATTTTTTAGAAGAGCAAATATTATTTCTTTTGATGTTCGACAAAAAATTGATGCAGATATTATTGATCGTTTAATAAATGTAAGATTAATTAAAGCAACAGGATCTGAAAATTTTGAAACAAAAAGAAATTTTGAATTACATAAAAAGTATGACGTAAGAAAATCTTATGCGATCAAGTGGCAAGCTTTTTTAAATGTATTTAATGGAGTAATGATTTCTTTGTTACCAATAATTATGTTAATTATTAATATATTTTTATATCAAGATAAAATGCCAAGAAGTGAATTTAGTAGTTTAACAGTAACTTTTATAAGTGCTAGTACAAATTTTTTAATTAATCTTTCTGTATTAACTCAAATTTTAGGAGGGATAATGTGAATGTCAAATTGTGCTATGCGTCTTAATTACATTTTTAATGAAAAAACAATTATTAATTTTGAAAAACAACCAATTAAAATTAATTCAATTGAAACTATAGAATTCAAAGATGTAAGTTTTAATTATCCAGAATCGCCAACAGTAAATGTTTTGCCAAAAATTAATATAAGTTTTGAAAAAGGAAAAAGTTATGCATTTGTTGGTGAAACTGGAGTAGGAAAATCAACTATTGCAAAAATGCTTTTAAGATTTTATGATGTAACCACTGGAGAATTATTGATTAATGGCATAAATATTAAAAAATTAGATTTATCAAATTATTTATCTTATGTTGGTTATGTTGAACAAGAACCTCAAATTTTATATGGAACAGTTATGGATAATTTAAAATATAGTTTAGGATGAGAAGCAAGTGACTCTCAAGCAATTGAGGCTTCAAAAAAAGCAAAGCTACATGACTTCATAGAATCACTCCCAGATAAATATGATACAATACTAGGGGAACGTGGTTTTATGTTTTCTGGAGGACAAAAACAAAGATTAATTATAGCGAGATTGTTTTTAAAAAATCCACAACTTCTAATATTAGATGAAGCAACAAGTGCTTTAGATAATATTGTTGAAAAAGAAATTCAAAGTGAATTAGATTTATTAATGAAAGATAGAACAACAATCGTGATTGCTCATAGATTATCAACTATAAAAAATGTTGATAGTGTTATTGTTCTTGAAAGAAATATCGGTATAAGCCAAATTGGTAGTTTTGATGAATTAAAAAAAGTACCAGGTAGATTTCAAAAACTATATAATTATGGATTGTTAAAATAA
- a CDS encoding PTS lactose/cellobiose transporter subunit IIA, protein MATELNWEEISMGIITYAGMAKTNAVLAIREAKEKNYTKAEELLKEAHEHIITAEKMHMDVITAECNGEKIEFKVLFMHSEDQMLTTQSMLVLAEEMIEMYKIIHNK, encoded by the coding sequence ATGGCAACAGAATTAAATTGAGAAGAAATTTCTATGGGGATTATTACTTATGCGGGAATGGCAAAAACAAATGCTGTTTTAGCTATTAGAGAAGCAAAAGAAAAAAATTACACTAAAGCAGAAGAATTATTGAAAGAAGCACATGAACATATTATTACTGCTGAAAAAATGCATATGGATGTAATTACTGCAGAATGTAATGGCGAAAAAATTGAATTTAAAGTATTATTTATGCACTCAGAAGATCAAATGTTAACAACTCAATCAATGCTTGTTTTAGCAGAAGAAATGATTGAAATGTACAAAATTATACATAATAAATAA